A part of Candidatus Polarisedimenticolia bacterium genomic DNA contains:
- a CDS encoding integrin alpha, producing the protein MSARRWQAGPSWPWSLGALAALAFGASPAPAQVVQAVAEAQIDLLAEAPDDNLGWSVANAGDVNGDGIADVIAGAIYNDSAAKDAGEAYVYLGGPRLSTTPFVSMTGMAANDQFGVSVAGAGDVNGDGYADVIVGARLSSIHGNAAGAAFIYFGGPVMDG; encoded by the coding sequence ATGAGCGCGCGGCGTTGGCAGGCCGGTCCCTCCTGGCCATGGTCCCTCGGCGCGCTGGCCGCGCTCGCGTTCGGGGCGTCGCCCGCGCCTGCCCAGGTCGTCCAGGCGGTGGCCGAGGCGCAGATCGATCTCCTGGCCGAGGCGCCCGACGACAACCTCGGATGGTCCGTCGCCAACGCCGGTGACGTGAACGGCGACGGGATCGCCGACGTCATCGCGGGGGCCATCTACAACGACAGCGCCGCCAAGGACGCGGGCGAGGCCTACGTCTACCTGGGGGGCCCTCGGCTTTCCACAACCCCCTTCGTGAGCATGACGGGGATGGCGGCCAACGACCAGTTCGGCGTCTCGGTCGCGGGGGCTGGCGACGTGAATGGGGACGGCTACGCCGACGTCATCGTGGGGGCCCGCTTGAGCAGCATCCATGGAAACGCCGCGGGTGCGGCCTTCATCTACTTCGGCGGTCCGGTGATGGACGG